In Candidatus Vicinibacter proximus, the following are encoded in one genomic region:
- a CDS encoding gliding motility-associated C-terminal domain-containing protein: MHLRRVSQLVVLWILFQSVGFGQMHSPCGPNPVPLSNDCSGACVVCDLNGVSARTTNTIMGQSPPGFCTMVVHSMQWLAFVAGSPNLSINVAVSACNQANGVEMGIYSSPDCSSFTLVSNCNTNMYANQTWAFSTNAPLKPGCIYYLVWDGNGPNECNVDITVTAGSATAPVPNTNSKIMGLTRFCVGKSATYKIAEIFGACEYQWRVVNGSILRENDNEVEVLWDTPGKGQICVKGLNVCHTGNEVCLDVLIGDDSPPTDLGPFYVCKGRLYTLGNETFGPGITVLNLKNSFNCDSIVSVTVEELDVEDGSLDTTICWPGVLKIDNQTFDSTGKYIVLKKSKIPPYCDSIVRLDLTINKLVAKAYKSGDLSCTDTLVYLYADSSSFNGLPVNDYCWLNDKGDTIASNQDAKVNLPGVYRLVLKVPTGPKNNCADFVQIEVKGSRLKPELRLNAPVKLCKGDTLYLSDISIMDVQNSNAVIQFYSRLPIDSLSQIQDSFILFDQDTALFIKASNGICTDLLRVPVRVEPITKLQIADVEVCAGDTIRFSKLNVQYSGPKPDSVSFFACDNLTCPVFQDYWVVNSDTTIFVYPDGVECPQTFTFRLIALPYPSADFAIEDKLLCVGDSVRIRWNSPSGDQRILRLFQQDSVLPQGVDHFSDLVSSEGVKRICMRAIRKGCASDFCDDLLVKKPLPPPFVKCITSDTAVVFIWDSISNVHYTTEIIKGNTGNRISDSSFVFNSLGRGEEVGIRLVQHDSVCGDQYFILNCKAIDCPNRSPKISAPDIICLNIGVDTVMISGEISGPSAQGKWVFSGPGIVDSLQGIFDPILAGKGIHRISAQYSESGCTYPAQKNILIRENPIALFNLDSVVCQDSFLLLRFFGRKEDTTSFEWNLANGFIRTLSKSDFEIKWDKPGKKTIKLKLNEEGCLDETTKDVEVLPPLEKPEIECFSTDTSVTFRWKKVARAKDYRVQLLKGKNGHRTSDTTYHISLQGLKDTIVFRLFAIDGGPCSERIGDDLECSPLLCPTRKLFYDTTINYCANERDFIRLRSYLQDSVGNIVLNGPQLIGDQLNFKELPPGRYVYQAKTINGSCVYLDSISLVKLPLPLISELQVTPIPCPDVDSVGVLEVKNILSGTAPFEYSLDGINFTGNPVFSSLSPGQHKLFIRDKNLCSIDTLITLIKPESVDLDLGVDREIELGQIVLVDAKINGAYVRLDWDVNTNISCDTCVSISLKPDGEARLKATVYNKYGCYDVDDLIIFVRKNHVYVPNVFSPNGDGINDGFTVFGDVDEVTEVKSMEIYDRWGAQVFNKTNFAVNDYHTGWNGEFKGQDLIPGVYVYHIVVKFKTGIEKKLSGEVSLIR, translated from the coding sequence ATGCATCTACGCCGGGTAAGCCAACTTGTAGTACTCTGGATTTTGTTTCAAAGCGTAGGCTTTGGACAGATGCATTCCCCTTGCGGACCAAATCCTGTACCGCTATCTAATGATTGTTCCGGAGCTTGCGTCGTCTGTGATCTCAATGGGGTTTCTGCAAGGACTACCAACACCATCATGGGACAGTCTCCTCCCGGGTTTTGTACCATGGTAGTTCACAGCATGCAATGGTTGGCATTTGTGGCAGGTTCTCCAAATCTTTCCATCAATGTAGCCGTTTCGGCATGTAATCAGGCAAATGGGGTGGAGATGGGCATTTATTCCTCACCGGATTGCAGCAGCTTCACCCTGGTGTCCAATTGCAACACCAACATGTATGCCAATCAAACCTGGGCTTTTTCTACAAACGCACCTTTGAAACCGGGTTGTATTTATTATCTCGTGTGGGATGGTAACGGTCCCAATGAATGTAATGTAGATATTACGGTTACGGCAGGCAGCGCAACCGCTCCAGTTCCAAATACCAACAGCAAAATTATGGGTCTTACCAGATTTTGTGTTGGTAAGTCTGCTACGTATAAAATTGCTGAAATTTTTGGTGCCTGCGAATATCAATGGCGTGTGGTGAATGGAAGCATCCTCCGGGAGAATGATAATGAAGTGGAAGTTCTTTGGGATACTCCCGGAAAGGGACAAATATGTGTAAAGGGATTGAATGTGTGTCATACCGGAAATGAGGTATGTCTGGATGTGCTCATTGGTGATGATTCTCCGCCTACAGATTTAGGTCCCTTTTATGTTTGTAAAGGACGGTTATATACGCTCGGAAATGAAACATTTGGTCCCGGAATTACGGTCTTGAATTTGAAAAACAGTTTCAATTGTGACAGCATCGTAAGTGTAACGGTTGAAGAGTTGGATGTAGAAGATGGATCGCTGGATACTACGATTTGCTGGCCCGGAGTTTTAAAAATTGACAACCAAACTTTTGACAGTACAGGTAAATATATTGTTTTAAAAAAATCAAAAATCCCACCTTATTGCGATTCCATTGTAAGGTTAGATCTGACCATCAATAAGCTGGTTGCAAAAGCTTATAAATCCGGAGATCTTAGTTGTACAGATACGCTTGTGTACCTGTATGCAGATTCTTCCAGTTTTAATGGATTGCCTGTAAATGATTATTGTTGGTTGAATGATAAAGGGGACACCATTGCTAGCAATCAGGATGCAAAAGTTAATCTTCCGGGCGTGTACAGATTAGTATTAAAAGTGCCAACCGGTCCAAAAAATAATTGTGCAGATTTTGTTCAAATAGAGGTAAAAGGTTCCAGACTTAAGCCGGAGTTAAGGCTCAACGCACCGGTTAAATTGTGTAAAGGAGATACTTTGTATTTGTCAGACATTTCTATTATGGATGTACAAAATTCAAATGCAGTTATTCAATTTTATTCCCGCCTGCCGATTGATTCCCTTAGTCAGATTCAGGATAGTTTTATCCTGTTTGATCAGGATACCGCATTATTTATCAAAGCCAGTAATGGAATTTGTACGGATTTATTAAGAGTTCCTGTGCGCGTCGAGCCTATAACAAAATTACAAATTGCTGATGTAGAAGTTTGCGCAGGAGATACCATCCGATTCAGTAAATTGAATGTGCAATACTCCGGACCTAAGCCGGATTCAGTTTCATTTTTCGCCTGCGATAATTTGACTTGTCCTGTTTTTCAAGATTACTGGGTAGTAAATTCAGATACCACCATTTTCGTTTATCCCGATGGTGTGGAATGTCCGCAGACTTTTACTTTTCGATTAATTGCTTTGCCATATCCTTCGGCAGATTTTGCTATAGAGGATAAATTATTGTGTGTTGGGGACAGTGTAAGGATAAGGTGGAATAGTCCATCCGGAGATCAAAGAATCCTCAGATTATTTCAACAAGACAGTGTGCTTCCACAGGGCGTGGATCATTTTTCGGATCTGGTTTCCAGTGAAGGCGTTAAGCGAATTTGTATGCGAGCCATTCGCAAGGGATGCGCCAGTGATTTTTGCGATGATTTGTTGGTTAAAAAGCCGCTGCCACCTCCATTTGTAAAATGCATTACCTCAGATACTGCTGTGGTTTTTATTTGGGATTCCATTTCCAATGTGCATTATACCACCGAGATTATAAAAGGGAATACAGGTAACCGGATTTCAGATTCCAGTTTTGTTTTTAATTCCCTGGGCAGGGGAGAAGAAGTTGGGATACGTTTGGTGCAGCACGACAGTGTGTGTGGCGATCAGTATTTTATACTGAATTGCAAAGCGATCGATTGTCCTAACCGAAGTCCTAAGATTAGTGCTCCGGATATTATTTGTTTAAATATCGGTGTGGATACCGTAATGATATCCGGAGAAATTTCCGGACCTTCGGCACAGGGAAAATGGGTATTTTCCGGTCCCGGAATTGTGGACAGTTTGCAGGGCATTTTTGATCCGATCCTTGCCGGAAAAGGGATTCACAGAATCTCTGCACAATATTCTGAATCAGGATGTACATATCCTGCACAAAAAAATATTTTGATCAGGGAAAATCCCATTGCATTGTTTAATCTGGACAGTGTTGTTTGTCAGGATTCATTTTTATTGTTGCGATTTTTTGGGCGGAAGGAGGATACTACTTCTTTCGAATGGAATTTAGCCAACGGATTTATCCGGACTTTGAGCAAGTCGGATTTTGAAATTAAATGGGACAAACCGGGTAAAAAAACTATAAAGTTAAAATTGAATGAGGAGGGTTGTTTGGACGAAACCACTAAAGATGTGGAAGTATTGCCGCCTCTTGAAAAACCGGAAATAGAATGTTTTTCAACGGACACCTCAGTTACTTTCCGCTGGAAAAAAGTTGCACGGGCTAAGGACTATCGTGTACAATTATTAAAAGGTAAAAACGGACACCGTACTTCGGATACTACTTATCATATTAGTTTGCAGGGATTAAAGGATACCATTGTTTTTAGACTTTTTGCCATTGATGGAGGACCATGTAGTGAGCGTATAGGAGATGATTTGGAATGTAGTCCGCTGTTGTGTCCTACCAGAAAATTATTTTACGATACAACCATTAACTATTGTGCCAATGAGAGAGATTTCATTCGTCTAAGATCCTACTTGCAAGATAGTGTAGGAAATATTGTGTTAAATGGTCCACAGTTGATCGGAGATCAGCTCAATTTCAAGGAGCTGCCTCCGGGGCGATATGTGTATCAGGCAAAAACCATTAATGGATCTTGTGTATATCTGGATTCGATTTCTTTAGTCAAACTACCATTACCCCTTATCAGTGAATTGCAAGTGACCCCTATCCCTTGTCCTGATGTAGACAGTGTAGGTGTACTGGAAGTAAAAAATATTTTATCCGGAACAGCTCCTTTTGAATATTCATTGGATGGGATAAATTTTACCGGCAATCCTGTTTTCAGTTCGTTATCTCCGGGTCAGCATAAATTATTTATCAGAGATAAAAATTTGTGTTCCATAGATACTTTAATTACGCTGATTAAACCTGAAAGTGTAGACCTTGATTTAGGTGTGGACAGAGAAATTGAATTGGGACAGATTGTATTGGTGGATGCAAAAATAAATGGAGCTTATGTTCGTCTTGACTGGGATGTAAATACAAATATTTCCTGCGATACTTGTGTATCTATAAGTCTTAAGCCGGATGGAGAAGCAAGGTTGAAGGCAACAGTATATAATAAATATGGCTGCTATGATGTGGACGATCTGATCATTTTTGTGCGCAAGAATCATGTTTATGTACCCAATGTTTTTTCACCAAACGGGGATGGGATTAATGATGGGTTCACCGTGTTTGGGGATGTGGATGAAGTGACTGAAGTAAAATCAATGGAGATTTATGACCGGTGGGGAGCGCAGGTTTTTAATAAAACAAATTTTGCTGTAAACGATTACCATACCGGTTGGAATGGGGAGTTCAAGGGACAAGATCTAATACCTGGTGTGTATGTATATCATATTGTGGTAAAATTCAAAACCGGGATAGAGAAAAAATTATCGGGTGAGGTAAGTCTGATCAGATAA
- a CDS encoding gamma carbonic anhydrase family protein — protein sequence MALIKSVRGFTPVIDPSCYLADNASIIGDVVIGANSSVWFQAVVRGDVNSIRIGEQVNIQDGVIIHCTYLKSITEIGDRVSIGHRALIHGCKIHPEVLVGMGAIIMDHAEIQSHVIVAAGALVPEHAVLESGFIYAGIPARKLKPLDADNFKFFIQRTADNYQMYASWFDAQEEFEK from the coding sequence ATGGCACTCATAAAATCTGTCCGTGGGTTCACCCCTGTTATTGATCCCAGTTGTTACCTTGCAGACAATGCAAGCATTATAGGAGATGTCGTCATAGGTGCCAACAGTAGTGTCTGGTTTCAGGCGGTAGTAAGAGGCGATGTGAACTCCATCAGAATAGGAGAACAGGTGAATATTCAGGATGGGGTGATCATTCATTGTACTTACTTAAAATCCATCACAGAGATCGGTGATCGCGTAAGTATCGGACATCGAGCCCTTATACACGGGTGTAAAATTCATCCTGAAGTATTGGTTGGAATGGGTGCAATCATAATGGATCATGCGGAAATTCAATCCCACGTTATTGTTGCTGCGGGTGCATTGGTACCGGAACATGCAGTGTTGGAATCCGGATTTATCTATGCAGGAATTCCGGCCCGTAAACTTAAACCTTTGGATGCGGATAATTTCAAGTTTTTTATCCAGCGCACCGCAGATAATTATCAGATGTATGCTTCCTGGTTTGACGCACAGGAAGAATTTGAAAAATAA
- a CDS encoding TraB/GumN family protein codes for MKKIFLLLSLLGSNLFTYAQDSLSNALLWKISGNGLEKPSYLFGTIHMIPTEDYFLPKGTEECFRQTRNLYLEIAMDEMMDMSNLAGVMDQMFMANDTSLADLLTKTEYDLVSAHFEKMGLPMMFFERMKPMFLSAFGSPEMNPQNFKEGHIKSYEMEFNEMAKKQSIPVKGLETVAFQLSVFDSIPYKAQAQMLVESLKSNDEESSGLKEMIKSYIAQDLNKLAESISSEETALNPYLDMMLNNRNKKWIPIMAEVMKEEPCFFAVGAGHLGGKEGVISLLRKENFVVEPVLKK; via the coding sequence ATGAAAAAAATATTTTTGCTCTTATCCCTTTTGGGATCGAACCTCTTTACTTATGCACAGGATTCTCTTTCCAATGCTTTACTTTGGAAAATATCCGGCAATGGCTTAGAAAAGCCCTCTTATCTGTTTGGTACTATACATATGATTCCTACAGAAGATTATTTCTTACCCAAGGGAACAGAGGAATGTTTCCGTCAAACGCGTAATTTGTATTTGGAGATTGCGATGGATGAAATGATGGACATGAGTAATCTTGCCGGTGTGATGGATCAGATGTTTATGGCCAACGATACTTCATTGGCAGATTTGTTGACCAAAACAGAATACGATTTAGTGTCCGCGCATTTTGAAAAAATGGGATTGCCTATGATGTTCTTTGAACGCATGAAACCAATGTTCTTAAGTGCCTTCGGCTCACCGGAAATGAATCCACAGAATTTCAAAGAAGGACATATAAAGTCTTACGAAATGGAATTTAATGAAATGGCAAAGAAGCAATCTATTCCTGTCAAAGGCTTAGAGACCGTTGCGTTTCAGTTGTCCGTATTTGATAGCATTCCATACAAGGCACAGGCGCAAATGCTTGTAGAATCCTTGAAATCCAATGATGAGGAATCATCAGGGTTAAAAGAGATGATCAAGTCGTATATCGCCCAGGATCTCAACAAACTTGCTGAATCCATCTCAAGCGAAGAAACAGCGCTTAATCCTTATCTCGATATGATGTTGAACAACAGGAATAAAAAATGGATTCCGATCATGGCTGAAGTGATGAAAGAGGAACCTTGTTTTTTTGCAGTAGGCGCAGGACATCTCGGCGGTAAGGAAGGTGTAATCAGTTTGTTGAGAAAAGAAAATTTTGTGGTGGAACCAGTTCTGAAAAAGTAA
- the rlmB gene encoding 23S rRNA (guanosine(2251)-2'-O)-methyltransferase RlmB, which translates to MAKQNFDWLIGKNALHEAFAAGKILQKVYLGDYLDNQVLKELIKLSRQHKVSVLTVPRTKLDKLCKGNHQGVLAMISPIEFHKVEDLVHMAFEAGQNPCFALLDGVTDVHNFGAIARSAEVMGITGLIIGSRNSAPVNQEAIKVSAGALLRIPVCKVNNPVHTLRELKKMGFVILGADEKADLHLREADLKTSVVFVLGAEDLGISPEVKNCLDYSISIPQAGHINSLNVSVSAGIIFYQWRSEQD; encoded by the coding sequence ATGGCAAAGCAAAATTTTGATTGGTTAATCGGTAAGAACGCTTTACACGAAGCTTTCGCTGCCGGAAAAATCTTACAAAAAGTTTATCTCGGGGATTACCTTGATAATCAGGTATTAAAAGAGTTAATAAAATTATCCAGACAACATAAAGTGTCCGTATTGACCGTTCCGCGTACCAAGTTGGATAAGCTGTGTAAAGGAAATCATCAAGGGGTTCTGGCCATGATCAGCCCGATTGAATTCCACAAAGTGGAAGATTTGGTCCACATGGCATTTGAAGCAGGCCAAAATCCTTGTTTTGCCTTGCTGGACGGGGTTACGGATGTGCATAATTTTGGAGCCATTGCCCGATCGGCTGAGGTCATGGGTATTACCGGACTCATTATAGGAAGTCGCAACAGTGCACCAGTCAACCAGGAAGCGATTAAGGTGTCGGCAGGAGCCCTCCTCAGGATCCCGGTGTGTAAAGTCAACAATCCTGTGCATACCCTTCGCGAACTAAAAAAGATGGGATTTGTTATTCTCGGTGCAGATGAGAAAGCTGATCTGCATCTTCGTGAAGCAGACTTGAAAACTTCAGTAGTTTTTGTTTTGGGGGCAGAGGATCTTGGGATTTCACCTGAAGTTAAAAACTGTCTGGATTATTCGATCAGTATTCCTCAGGCAGGACACATCAATTCTCTGAACGTTTCCGTTTCCGCAGGAATAATATTTTATCAATGGCGAAGCGAGCAGGATTAA
- a CDS encoding T9SS-dependent M36 family metallopeptidase, protein MKKIIYFLLIINILYINNSLFAQNLQALNLGRQYLESSKSAWNLNATDLKDLLVTDQYQSDHNGMTHIYFQQAYKGIPIYNAVTSVHVSKEGKVFDSPCRFIGNLESKVNATQPRLNALQALEKLIYHYDVKNAVLPLEKRRSNDKERYFEKTNFTHSDIPARLMYFQTKDGKLRLTWDVSTDFVDRADYWSTRVDAITGEILDQHNYTVKCSFGHQHQEKCLEQHASAEQQKKNQPVINGNQGQTNVSLAPKPAATVYNVFPFPIESPLHGNRQLVSDPAYPNASPFGWHDTNGQAGPEFTHTRGNNVSAYLDRNGDNANDGERADGGTSLNFDFPFDPKKEPATYTKAAVTNLFYANNMMHDILYQFGFDEKAGNFQQNNYNKGGTGADQVLAEAQDGSGTNNANFATPPDGSSGRMQMFLWTAAPGEVRVDAPLEIEGYLSVNGPTGWGGKVTTTPITGEVVWSDDGDPGNEKKGCKDAQKKSKLDGKIVLIERGLCDFSEKTFYAQKAGAKAVIICGFDEQNVGMAAGVNAALVTIPAYYARKSVCDKIAPFVGKGLVITIKTPEDTNAGPDSLDGDFDNGIITHEYGHGVSNRLTGGPAQANCLSNAEQMGEGWSDFMSLIITAKPGDRPEQVRGIGNFATSAPIDGIGIRRRPYTTNMSINEFTYHNIDAEEHNLGEVWTAMLWDLYWAMADKYGFDPTFSNKNAGNNRCIQLVMDGMKLQPCRPGFVDGRNAILKADSIAYKGENSCLIWSVFARRGLGFNAKQGDSNLVGDETEDYESYPTCINKTVIAKSAPYVVKAGQEITYNLSVRNLRAGEVNNVEIEDNIPAGCSYVAGSASLNPKSVTADKITWDISNMKSLENKTITYRIKTASDKYSNTRFFDDFEDPNTEFNYDFYQRKGNGIWLWAGGEGYQGSTAWISESSASEERDHSFNNIIPIDMGDEITSLLFYHKINTQSGIDGGFVEISEDGGKVWNLLKTDDFQINTYVGGISYNAIGIPLVQGFSGYTKDFIPSVASLEKYKGKKINVRFRFGNDDATESSNPGFKGWIVDNLEIINPFFYNTDFCIKTGLGEQYCVNLPGKGTLVDSKKVVGTNNPSDVNGTAAIYPNPAKEILNIKLEANHGVKQINLLNLNGQGLSSKYVFGQEKQLLQFNTDHLPKGVIIVELIQENKVSSSKIILK, encoded by the coding sequence ATGAAAAAAATTATCTATTTTCTCCTTATTATTAACATTTTATACATTAATAATAGTTTATTCGCTCAAAATTTACAAGCCCTAAATCTGGGCAGACAATATCTGGAATCCTCAAAATCCGCTTGGAATTTGAATGCTACAGATTTGAAAGACTTGCTGGTGACGGACCAATATCAGTCTGACCACAATGGCATGACCCATATTTACTTCCAGCAAGCCTACAAAGGTATTCCGATTTACAATGCAGTTACCTCTGTCCATGTCTCCAAAGAAGGAAAAGTTTTTGACAGCCCCTGCCGCTTTATAGGTAACCTTGAATCTAAAGTCAATGCTACCCAGCCAAGACTCAATGCGCTTCAGGCTCTTGAAAAGCTGATCTATCATTATGACGTAAAAAATGCAGTCCTGCCGTTGGAAAAAAGACGTAGCAATGATAAGGAGCGCTATTTTGAAAAAACTAATTTTACCCATTCCGATATCCCTGCCAGATTGATGTATTTCCAAACTAAAGACGGAAAACTCCGTTTGACCTGGGATGTTTCCACAGATTTCGTGGACAGGGCTGATTACTGGAGCACAAGGGTAGATGCCATTACAGGTGAAATACTGGATCAACATAACTATACGGTGAAATGTAGTTTTGGCCATCAGCATCAGGAGAAATGCCTTGAACAGCATGCAAGCGCTGAACAACAAAAAAAGAACCAGCCTGTCATCAACGGAAATCAAGGACAAACCAATGTTTCGCTAGCTCCCAAACCTGCAGCAACGGTGTATAATGTTTTCCCGTTTCCTATAGAGAGTCCACTTCACGGAAACCGTCAGTTGGTTTCAGATCCAGCTTATCCGAATGCATCTCCTTTCGGATGGCACGATACCAATGGACAAGCAGGTCCTGAATTTACCCACACTCGTGGAAATAACGTAAGTGCCTATTTGGACAGAAATGGAGACAATGCGAACGATGGAGAAAGAGCAGATGGTGGAACATCCTTGAATTTTGATTTTCCTTTCGATCCTAAAAAAGAACCTGCTACTTACACTAAAGCAGCAGTAACGAATTTATTCTATGCAAACAACATGATGCACGATATTTTGTATCAGTTTGGATTTGATGAAAAAGCAGGAAATTTCCAACAAAATAACTACAACAAAGGTGGAACCGGAGCCGATCAAGTACTTGCTGAAGCACAGGATGGCAGTGGAACCAACAATGCAAATTTTGCTACTCCGCCGGACGGATCTTCAGGCAGAATGCAAATGTTTTTATGGACTGCTGCACCAGGTGAAGTAAGAGTGGATGCACCTTTGGAGATCGAAGGCTACCTTTCGGTCAATGGACCAACTGGCTGGGGAGGTAAGGTGACTACCACACCAATTACAGGAGAAGTTGTATGGTCTGATGACGGTGATCCGGGAAACGAAAAGAAAGGATGCAAAGACGCTCAGAAAAAATCCAAACTCGATGGCAAAATCGTCCTGATTGAAAGAGGACTTTGTGACTTCAGTGAAAAGACTTTCTATGCGCAAAAAGCTGGAGCAAAAGCAGTTATCATCTGTGGATTTGATGAACAAAATGTCGGCATGGCAGCAGGAGTAAATGCTGCATTGGTTACCATCCCAGCATATTATGCACGAAAGTCAGTATGTGATAAAATTGCACCATTTGTAGGCAAAGGCCTGGTCATTACGATAAAAACACCTGAAGATACCAATGCCGGACCGGATAGTCTGGATGGTGATTTTGACAACGGAATCATCACACATGAATATGGCCATGGTGTATCCAATAGACTCACCGGCGGGCCTGCACAAGCCAATTGCCTTAGTAATGCAGAACAAATGGGAGAAGGCTGGAGTGATTTTATGTCACTGATCATTACTGCAAAACCTGGCGACAGGCCCGAACAAGTAAGGGGTATCGGTAATTTTGCTACCTCCGCACCGATTGACGGAATTGGCATCCGAAGAAGACCTTATACTACCAATATGTCTATCAATGAATTCACCTACCACAATATCGACGCAGAAGAACATAATCTTGGTGAGGTGTGGACGGCTATGCTTTGGGATCTTTATTGGGCCATGGCAGATAAATATGGATTCGATCCAACTTTTTCCAATAAGAATGCAGGCAATAATCGCTGTATTCAATTGGTCATGGATGGGATGAAGTTGCAACCTTGCCGCCCTGGATTCGTGGATGGTCGAAATGCCATATTGAAGGCTGACTCTATTGCGTACAAAGGAGAAAATTCCTGCCTTATCTGGAGTGTGTTTGCACGAAGAGGTTTAGGATTTAATGCAAAACAAGGAGATTCTAATTTGGTCGGAGATGAAACCGAAGATTACGAATCTTATCCTACTTGTATAAACAAAACGGTCATCGCAAAATCAGCACCGTATGTAGTCAAAGCCGGTCAGGAAATTACCTACAATCTTAGCGTTAGAAATCTACGCGCAGGAGAAGTAAATAATGTAGAAATAGAAGACAACATTCCCGCCGGTTGTAGTTATGTAGCAGGATCCGCAAGTCTTAATCCAAAATCTGTAACGGCAGACAAGATTACCTGGGACATCAGCAATATGAAATCACTGGAAAATAAAACCATAACTTATAGAATTAAAACCGCTTCAGACAAATATTCCAATACCCGATTCTTTGATGATTTTGAAGACCCGAACACAGAATTCAATTATGATTTTTACCAACGCAAAGGAAACGGTATTTGGCTTTGGGCAGGAGGAGAAGGTTATCAAGGAAGTACAGCATGGATTTCAGAAAGTTCAGCTTCAGAAGAAAGAGATCACTCCTTCAACAACATAATACCAATTGATATGGGTGACGAAATAACTTCTTTATTGTTCTATCATAAAATCAATACCCAAAGCGGTATTGATGGAGGATTTGTAGAAATTTCTGAGGATGGTGGAAAAGTTTGGAACCTATTGAAAACAGATGATTTTCAAATCAACACATACGTAGGCGGAATATCTTATAATGCCATCGGAATTCCTTTAGTGCAGGGATTTTCCGGATACACTAAAGATTTCATTCCTTCTGTTGCAAGTCTTGAAAAATACAAAGGCAAAAAAATCAATGTGCGCTTTAGATTTGGAAATGACGACGCTACTGAATCCAGCAACCCTGGATTTAAAGGATGGATTGTGGATAATCTGGAGATCATCAATCCTTTTTTCTACAATACGGATTTTTGCATCAAGACAGGATTAGGCGAACAATACTGCGTAAATCTTCCAGGCAAAGGAACTTTGGTGGATTCTAAAAAAGTGGTGGGTACCAATAACCCAAGTGATGTAAACGGAACTGCAGCGATTTATCCAAATCCTGCAAAAGAAATATTAAACATAAAATTGGAAGCTAACCATGGCGTTAAACAAATCAATTTGTTGAATCTGAATGGCCAGGGATTAAGTTCCAAATATGTTTTTGGTCAGGAGAAACAATTGTTGCAATTCAACACGGACCATTTACCGAAGGGTGTAATTATCGTAGAGTTGATTCAAGAAAATAAAGTCAGCAGTTCTAAAATTATTCTGAAATAA
- a CDS encoding Fic family protein: MVWPVKEYAYDDLKEVLLNIDLKKTRLDRHRPLSRAVVQSIRSSLNLEWTYNSNSIEGNTLNLRETRMVIEEGMTVAGKSLREHFEVVNHQEAIEYLEELVSGDYLLKERDILDIHELVMSKIEKEFAGRYRNSGVRILGANFTPPNALKVPELMSDLIGWVSRDDQSMHPLVKVSIFHHRFVWIHPFFDGNGRTVRLIMNLLLMKWAFPPVIILKVDRNKYYQALNRANQGHYDLLIRLIARAADRSLGIYLSNLEDYADEYVPIADLVEDSALPYGQEYISLLARQGKIDSYKEGRIWYTRPAAIKEYINNRKRERKLLRSG; encoded by the coding sequence ATGGTATGGCCTGTAAAAGAATATGCTTATGATGATTTGAAGGAAGTATTGCTGAATATTGACCTCAAAAAGACGCGTTTGGACAGGCACAGACCTTTATCCCGTGCGGTGGTACAATCCATCAGGAGCAGTCTTAATTTGGAATGGACCTACAACAGTAACAGTATAGAAGGCAATACCTTAAATCTTCGGGAGACCAGGATGGTGATAGAAGAGGGGATGACGGTGGCAGGCAAGAGTTTGCGCGAGCATTTTGAAGTGGTGAATCATCAGGAAGCAATAGAATACCTGGAGGAATTGGTTTCCGGCGATTACCTGCTGAAGGAGCGGGATATTCTGGATATCCATGAATTGGTCATGAGTAAGATAGAGAAGGAATTTGCAGGCAGGTATAGGAATTCGGGGGTACGCATTCTCGGTGCTAATTTTACTCCTCCCAATGCACTGAAAGTTCCCGAGCTCATGTCAGATCTCATCGGTTGGGTGAGTAGGGACGATCAAAGCATGCACCCTTTGGTGAAGGTCAGTATTTTTCATCATCGGTTTGTGTGGATACATCCCTTTTTTGATGGGAATGGCAGGACTGTCAGGCTGATCATGAATTTGTTGCTGATGAAATGGGCGTTTCCACCGGTCATCATTCTTAAGGTAGACAGAAATAAATATTATCAGGCCCTTAACCGTGCAAATCAGGGCCACTATGATTTGTTGATTCGTTTGATTGCCAGGGCTGCTGACAGATCACTGGGCATCTATCTCAGTAATCTGGAAGATTACGCGGATGAATATGTTCCAATTGCAGATTTAGTGGAAGATTCCGCTTTGCCTTATGGACAAGAGTATATTAGTTTATTGGCACGACAGGGAAAAATAGATTCTTATAAGGAAGGTCGCATTTGGTATACGCGGCCGGCAGCAATCAAAGAATACATAAATAATCGCAAGCGGGAAAGAAAGCTTTTACGTTCCGGCTAG